A single genomic interval of Spartobacteria bacterium harbors:
- a CDS encoding phosphoribosylformylglycinamidine synthase subunit PurQ, with amino-acid sequence MTKPNILIITGYGLNCEAESAYAWDMAGANAVKMHLNDLLDKPSKLQDFDGLMFIGGFSYGDHMTSGHVLAQRIRHMLRDELQIFIDGEKLIMGVCNGFQTMVKLGLLPGLDGDYFTQKMALMQNDCAAFQDYWITLGFDPLSPCVFTKGLDRMDMPIRHGEGKLFTLDQALIDQIKTNHGVACRYIDPATGEASMTFPHNPNGSIDAMAGLCDPSGRIFGMMPHPEAFLFPQNHPQWMIQRREGRLPEHGDGLKLFINAVQYLR; translated from the coding sequence ATGACTAAACCAAATATTTTAATCATCACCGGCTACGGGTTGAACTGCGAAGCGGAATCAGCTTATGCATGGGACATGGCCGGTGCAAACGCCGTAAAAATGCATCTGAATGACCTGCTGGACAAGCCGTCCAAACTGCAGGATTTCGACGGACTGATGTTTATCGGCGGATTCTCCTACGGTGACCACATGACTTCCGGCCACGTATTAGCCCAGCGCATTCGGCACATGTTACGCGATGAACTGCAAATATTTATTGATGGCGAAAAACTTATCATGGGCGTATGCAACGGCTTTCAGACCATGGTAAAACTGGGATTACTACCTGGGTTAGATGGCGATTACTTCACCCAGAAGATGGCCCTTATGCAGAATGACTGCGCAGCATTCCAGGACTACTGGATTACCTTGGGATTTGATCCGCTATCACCCTGTGTATTCACCAAAGGACTTGACCGTATGGATATGCCTATTCGTCACGGCGAAGGCAAATTATTCACTTTGGATCAGGCACTGATTGATCAAATTAAAACAAACCACGGCGTCGCCTGTCGCTACATTGATCCAGCTACCGGCGAAGCAAGCATGACCTTTCCACACAACCCGAATGGTTCTATTGATGCCATGGCAGGTTTGTGCGATCCCTCGGGCCGCATATTTGGAATGATGCCACATCCGGAAGCCTTCCTTTTCCCGCAAAACCATCCGCAATGGATGATACAGCGTCGCGAAGGTCGTTTGCCGGAGCACGGTGATGGATTAAAATTATTCATCAATGCCGTACAATATTTGCGCTAG
- a CDS encoding J domain-containing protein, whose translation MICLESCEVLSEIRVDDFYFKITLSPVHEGSCILWFADARLSDRFKALGRFSFFDKQKVLQFVFNYCTNDELREDIETRKFECRIKNLSTVYFGQFERMPNYRRLQAYRELFDLDGVIDKKDLVRRRKLMAKVFHPDCGGDNRAMSVINQAYETLLPHARGN comes from the coding sequence ATGATTTGCCTGGAATCATGCGAAGTGCTTTCAGAGATTCGCGTGGATGATTTTTATTTCAAAATCACTTTAAGCCCAGTTCATGAGGGCTCGTGCATCCTGTGGTTTGCTGATGCCCGCCTGTCGGATCGGTTCAAAGCTCTGGGACGCTTTTCCTTTTTCGACAAACAAAAGGTTCTGCAGTTTGTTTTCAATTACTGTACCAATGATGAGTTGCGCGAGGATATTGAAACCCGCAAATTCGAATGCCGGATTAAGAATCTTTCTACTGTTTATTTTGGTCAATTCGAACGCATGCCTAATTATCGGCGTTTGCAGGCATATCGTGAATTATTTGACCTTGATGGCGTAATCGATAAAAAAGATCTGGTTCGTCGCCGTAAATTGATGGCGAAGGTATTTCATCCGGATTGCGGAGGCGACAACAGAGCCATGAGCGTCATCAATCAGGCTTATGAAACATTGCTGCCCCATGCCAGAGGAAATTGA
- a CDS encoding nitroreductase encodes MKHCCPMPEEIDIREKETLIMDLFKVVRLRRSYRDAYTDEKVSREDLKTIVEAGLCAPSGKNAQTTHFVIIDDTEVLKQIGALSGARKCLTMASAMIACIVDRQPEKIYQGYDFQVEDCAAAVENMLLAITALGYASVWIDGWLRVEDRASFIGNLIGVPADKVVRILLPVGRPVDKDIKSPAKLPFDKRAGFNRYVPLQK; translated from the coding sequence ATGAAACATTGCTGCCCCATGCCAGAGGAAATTGATATCCGGGAAAAGGAGACGTTGATTATGGATTTATTTAAAGTCGTTCGGTTACGCAGATCCTATCGCGATGCATATACAGATGAAAAAGTTTCCCGCGAGGATCTTAAAACCATTGTTGAGGCGGGGCTGTGTGCGCCGTCGGGGAAAAATGCCCAGACAACCCATTTCGTAATTATCGATGATACTGAAGTGCTGAAGCAGATCGGCGCATTATCCGGGGCTCGAAAATGTCTGACCATGGCATCGGCAATGATTGCATGTATCGTAGATCGTCAACCAGAGAAAATCTATCAAGGCTATGACTTTCAAGTGGAAGACTGTGCGGCGGCCGTTGAAAACATGTTACTCGCCATTACAGCACTGGGCTACGCCTCTGTTTGGATTGACGGATGGCTGAGAGTGGAGGATCGGGCCAGCTTTATAGGAAATCTCATTGGTGTTCCGGCAGACAAGGTTGTACGCATTCTTTTGCCGGTGGGACGGCCGGTTGATAAAGACATCAAATCGCCGGCAAAACTGCCGTTTGACAAGAGAGCCGGATTTAACCGGTATGTTCCCCTGCAAAAGTAG